Proteins encoded by one window of Serratia nevei:
- a CDS encoding transglycosylase SLT domain-containing protein, whose product MPIVPTYQRQSQSQMAPVNTQDLRIPKDNVFTALADVGAKGLDVYQQERQKVDLADMQDKINQFSMYADDLYNNPQNGLITLQGKNAVGQGEARAGLISDKAASIRESIPEYMRKAFDQQIQPLGRSYGNRFRQYEVGQKQQYEVGQQQGVLSNFLTQAKNPAQFVPVVLSARQAIMDFGAAHGQSPEEIEANWQQWYQGAANAAFSTAYTNMYQQTMGPGGIIPVTDGANSDQLFSAMIRAESGGNQFDNNGSPLMSSKGAVGIAQVTEATGPEAAQLAGLSWDRDKWLNDPRYNATIGHAYFQSQMKRYDGDSVLAVAAYNAGHGQVDKWIKQIGDPRKGEISSAEFAAKIPFEETRNYVSKVVGSAPGIPVNASITGLMNTPYWQAMSPQNKSAAMAKIAGLYDLQNSAARIGLQNRMQDDVSRVELGLKVPEPITDREWIASMPLSATPQERMQLQQSYQRYQQTLAMQPAYQTIVQGDVQQGMAAVNAMKPDVSDPDFTFKQQRYAQVASKFAQVQKAREDDPGTWLLQNSPVIKHVYDQFSQRQVTGEFFASRIQAEKERLGIRSKDILPTEMVNSILHQIDNSNEQSVAAVQSIAQSYGSQAPAVISQLQGKSGSALSVVMSVDNANAANALFQNRKLSTDELKKAAGTQSSSVESEWSDQFADFGVSLASQRGGLKAYSDFNEQGKRLAYIYASRGMDGASAAKMAFTQIAGDQYEFEGTWRLPKSLNLNVRDITDGTDNYLEKLKPEDIDPQGFVGDTRLPAEVGRAMALSRIKNNAEWVTSEDEKGLYLTADRTYINGADGNPIFVPFNELSKLGIADRSFINARLHELKTPATFTPADGMDNRAINNDLSDVYRSLRGEPAREFTGYQEQKPAENPLGNALQHRSGQ is encoded by the coding sequence ATGCCAATCGTCCCAACTTATCAACGTCAATCGCAATCCCAGATGGCGCCGGTTAACACTCAAGATTTGAGGATTCCGAAAGACAATGTCTTTACAGCGCTGGCCGATGTAGGCGCAAAGGGGCTGGATGTGTACCAGCAAGAAAGGCAAAAGGTCGATTTGGCTGACATGCAGGACAAGATTAACCAGTTTTCCATGTATGCCGATGACCTCTACAACAACCCTCAGAACGGTTTGATAACCCTGCAGGGTAAAAATGCCGTTGGACAGGGAGAAGCTCGCGCCGGGCTGATATCAGATAAAGCTGCATCGATTCGTGAATCGATACCTGAGTATATGCGTAAGGCATTTGACCAGCAGATCCAGCCGCTGGGACGTAGTTACGGTAACCGCTTCCGGCAGTATGAGGTTGGGCAGAAGCAGCAGTATGAAGTGGGTCAACAGCAAGGCGTACTCAGTAATTTTTTGACCCAAGCTAAAAACCCAGCGCAGTTTGTGCCAGTGGTTCTTTCTGCTCGCCAGGCGATAATGGACTTCGGTGCGGCCCATGGCCAGAGTCCAGAAGAGATAGAGGCGAATTGGCAACAATGGTATCAAGGTGCAGCCAATGCTGCTTTTAGCACCGCCTACACCAATATGTATCAACAGACCATGGGGCCAGGTGGGATAATCCCTGTAACGGATGGTGCTAATAGCGATCAATTATTCTCTGCGATGATTCGTGCCGAAAGCGGTGGAAATCAGTTTGATAATAATGGCTCACCGCTGATGTCATCAAAAGGAGCCGTTGGCATTGCACAGGTAACTGAAGCTACCGGGCCCGAGGCGGCTCAGCTTGCTGGTCTATCATGGGATAGGGATAAGTGGCTTAATGATCCGCGCTATAACGCAACTATTGGGCATGCCTATTTTCAGTCTCAGATGAAACGTTATGACGGGGATTCCGTGCTTGCTGTGGCCGCATACAATGCAGGTCACGGTCAGGTTGATAAATGGATCAAGCAAATTGGCGATCCACGTAAAGGCGAGATTTCTTCTGCTGAATTTGCAGCAAAAATACCCTTTGAAGAAACACGTAACTATGTCTCGAAAGTGGTTGGTTCTGCTCCAGGAATTCCAGTCAACGCCTCGATTACTGGATTAATGAACACACCATATTGGCAGGCCATGAGTCCTCAGAACAAATCTGCGGCCATGGCAAAAATTGCTGGGCTATACGATCTTCAGAATTCAGCGGCACGCATTGGGTTACAGAACCGAATGCAGGATGATGTTTCGCGCGTTGAGCTTGGTCTCAAAGTTCCTGAGCCTATTACTGATAGAGAATGGATCGCATCAATGCCGCTTAGTGCCACGCCGCAAGAGCGCATGCAACTACAGCAATCATACCAACGCTACCAACAAACCCTTGCCATGCAACCGGCCTATCAAACGATTGTGCAAGGTGACGTGCAGCAGGGCATGGCGGCAGTAAATGCCATGAAGCCAGATGTTAGCGATCCAGATTTTACGTTTAAGCAGCAACGATATGCTCAAGTTGCCAGTAAGTTTGCGCAGGTGCAGAAGGCAAGGGAGGATGATCCAGGAACGTGGCTTCTTCAGAACTCTCCAGTCATCAAACATGTCTATGACCAATTTTCTCAACGCCAGGTAACCGGTGAATTCTTTGCATCGCGAATTCAGGCTGAAAAAGAGCGCTTGGGAATACGTAGTAAAGACATACTCCCTACCGAGATGGTCAATAGCATTCTGCACCAGATCGATAACAGCAATGAACAAAGTGTGGCGGCAGTACAATCTATCGCCCAGAGCTATGGAAGCCAGGCTCCAGCTGTAATCTCGCAATTACAGGGGAAGTCGGGAAGTGCACTAAGTGTTGTAATGTCTGTTGATAACGCAAATGCAGCTAATGCATTGTTCCAAAATAGAAAGCTATCAACGGATGAATTAAAGAAGGCGGCTGGAACACAATCATCATCTGTTGAAAGTGAATGGTCAGATCAGTTTGCTGATTTTGGTGTGTCACTAGCATCTCAAAGGGGTGGCCTGAAGGCATACTCAGACTTCAATGAGCAGGGCAAGCGGCTTGCATATATTTATGCATCGCGTGGCATGGACGGGGCATCTGCTGCCAAGATGGCATTCACCCAGATCGCTGGCGACCAATACGAATTTGAAGGTACTTGGCGTCTGCCAAAATCATTGAACCTAAATGTCCGTGATATTACTGACGGAACAGATAACTACCTGGAAAAATTAAAGCCAGAAGATATAGACCCGCAAGGTTTTGTGGGTGACACTCGCTTACCTGCAGAAGTTGGTAGGGCAATGGCTTTGTCCAGAATTAAAAACAATGCTGAATGGGTTACCAGTGAAGACGAAAAAGGGCTTTATCTAACTGCAGATCGGACCTATATCAATGGGGCTGATGGCAATCCTATCTTTGTTCCATTCAATGAACTCTCCAAGCTGGGGATCGCTGATAGAAGTTTTATCAATGCACGTTTACATGAATTAAAAACTCCGGCTACGTTCACACCAGCGGAT
- a CDS encoding TOPRIM and DUF927 domain-containing protein yields MRNIDLIREVTKLAANRWPDVLPMVGIDVPVSPRAQVACPACGGRDRFRFDDNGRGSHFCNQCGAGDGLDLIQKVNRCDATEAARMVADVLAIDYRAADTGSEATRQNKAAMEAERQQREQERRQAEAADHERKSQQFNRRWQSLTVDAVESEPEYLKAKGLTGFTFPTLKDGRLLVALTDETGAVTAAQTITPAGEKRQVTDGTKRGASHTLAGGPEHPKVVIIGEGLATTLTAHLIRPDALTVAAIDAGNLLHVAEAMHRRYPDAQIIIAGDNDYHEPGELDEHGKPRKNTGRIAAEKAAAAVAGWVSIPPTEYKADWDDYRQQNGIEAAVLAFNNSLCQPKGEGVSVQLKAIEGGKKDHQEADPLKPRIESRKDGVFWITPKVDQVSGEVINNESWLCSPLEVIGTGRDDKDQYLIIRWLPVGESTPTTAAIPLADIGEREGWRTLKAGGVNVTTKNALRATLADWLQCGGSREIWRVAQATGWQCGAYIMPDGEIIGSPERPVLFNGRSAAAAGYTVKGTPESWRDSVARLARGNPSMMAGIGAALAAPLIGLAGADGFGIHFYEQSSAGKTTTANIASSLYGEPDGLRLTWFGTALGIANEAAAHNDGLMPLDEVGQGADPDSVAKSAYTLFNGVGKLQGAKEGGNRDLKRWRTVALSTGEMDIETFIATAGRKVKAGQLVRLLNIPLEKSQHHHETPNGKAHADALKDAYQHNYGAAGRYWIKHLADHKQQAIVAVRAAEERWRSLIPADYGEQVHRVAARFAVLEAALLLGCVVTGWNEQECRDAIQHNFNSWIKEFGTGNKEHQQIIEQTESFLNAYGLSRFAPLPYDPQGFPIRDLAGYRDKGKHDSDAMVFYTFPAAFEDEIARGFNSKHFAKVLAGAGMLTLPASGRGYQRKSPRIDGRQINVYVIHHLPEGEQSEE; encoded by the coding sequence ATGCGTAACATTGACCTGATCCGCGAAGTGACCAAATTAGCAGCCAACCGCTGGCCTGATGTGTTGCCGATGGTGGGGATCGACGTTCCCGTTAGCCCACGTGCGCAAGTGGCATGTCCTGCTTGTGGCGGGCGTGATCGGTTTCGGTTCGATGATAACGGGCGCGGCTCCCATTTCTGCAACCAATGTGGAGCTGGTGACGGGTTAGATCTCATCCAGAAAGTAAACCGGTGCGACGCTACCGAAGCCGCTCGGATGGTTGCTGACGTGCTGGCTATCGATTACCGGGCAGCAGATACCGGATCAGAAGCTACTCGCCAGAACAAGGCTGCAATGGAGGCTGAGCGGCAACAACGTGAGCAGGAGCGCCGGCAGGCAGAAGCCGCAGATCATGAGCGTAAGAGCCAGCAGTTTAACCGGCGCTGGCAATCACTGACTGTCGATGCAGTGGAAAGCGAGCCTGAATATCTTAAGGCTAAGGGGCTGACCGGCTTCACCTTCCCCACACTGAAAGATGGCCGCTTGCTGGTGGCCCTGACTGATGAAACCGGCGCAGTCACGGCAGCACAGACTATCACCCCCGCAGGTGAGAAACGTCAGGTAACGGACGGCACCAAGCGCGGAGCATCCCATACCCTGGCTGGTGGACCAGAGCACCCAAAAGTGGTGATTATTGGTGAAGGGCTGGCAACTACCCTAACCGCTCACCTGATACGCCCTGACGCGCTGACGGTAGCCGCGATCGATGCCGGGAACCTATTACATGTAGCGGAGGCGATGCACCGCCGGTATCCAGACGCGCAAATCATCATTGCAGGGGATAACGACTACCACGAACCGGGCGAACTGGACGAGCACGGTAAGCCGAGGAAGAACACGGGCCGGATCGCAGCAGAGAAAGCCGCTGCTGCTGTCGCTGGGTGGGTATCAATACCACCGACAGAGTACAAGGCTGATTGGGATGATTATCGCCAGCAGAACGGGATAGAAGCCGCTGTACTGGCATTTAACAATTCACTGTGTCAACCCAAGGGGGAAGGTGTGAGTGTCCAACTGAAAGCCATTGAGGGCGGTAAAAAAGACCACCAAGAGGCTGACCCGCTAAAACCTCGCATTGAGAGCCGCAAGGACGGCGTTTTCTGGATCACGCCGAAGGTAGATCAAGTGAGTGGTGAGGTTATCAACAATGAATCGTGGTTGTGTTCGCCGCTGGAAGTGATCGGCACCGGCAGGGACGACAAAGACCAATACCTGATTATTCGCTGGCTACCGGTGGGTGAAAGCACACCTACTACCGCCGCTATCCCTTTGGCCGATATTGGCGAGCGTGAGGGTTGGAGAACACTTAAGGCGGGTGGGGTCAACGTGACCACAAAAAACGCGCTCAGGGCGACACTAGCCGACTGGCTGCAGTGTGGCGGCTCCCGCGAAATCTGGCGTGTGGCACAGGCTACGGGCTGGCAATGTGGGGCATATATCATGCCAGACGGAGAAATAATCGGTTCACCTGAAAGACCGGTACTATTCAATGGCCGTAGTGCCGCGGCAGCCGGATATACCGTCAAGGGAACGCCAGAAAGCTGGCGTGATTCGGTGGCGCGCTTGGCTAGGGGAAACCCGTCCATGATGGCAGGTATCGGCGCTGCGTTGGCAGCCCCACTAATTGGGCTGGCCGGCGCTGACGGGTTCGGCATCCACTTCTACGAGCAATCCAGTGCCGGTAAGACTACGACCGCCAATATTGCCAGCAGTCTGTACGGTGAGCCAGATGGCTTGCGCTTGACGTGGTTCGGTACCGCGCTAGGGATAGCCAACGAGGCGGCTGCGCACAATGACGGCCTGATGCCGCTTGATGAGGTGGGACAAGGTGCTGATCCGGATAGTGTAGCGAAATCTGCCTACACTTTGTTTAACGGCGTCGGTAAGCTGCAAGGGGCCAAGGAGGGCGGCAACCGTGATTTGAAGCGTTGGCGTACAGTGGCTCTCAGTACCGGGGAAATGGACATTGAAACCTTCATTGCTACCGCTGGACGCAAAGTGAAGGCTGGACAACTGGTGCGCCTGTTAAACATCCCGCTGGAGAAGTCACAACACCATCACGAAACACCTAACGGAAAGGCTCACGCCGACGCCCTGAAAGATGCCTATCAGCACAACTATGGAGCCGCTGGACGCTATTGGATTAAGCACCTCGCTGACCACAAGCAACAGGCCATAGTTGCGGTGAGAGCTGCTGAGGAACGATGGCGCTCACTAATCCCGGCAGATTACGGCGAACAGGTTCACCGGGTAGCGGCGCGGTTTGCTGTACTTGAAGCCGCATTACTTCTCGGCTGTGTTGTTACTGGATGGAATGAGCAGGAATGCCGAGACGCGATACAACACAATTTCAACTCCTGGATCAAAGAGTTCGGTACTGGCAACAAAGAACACCAGCAGATTATCGAGCAGACAGAATCTTTCCTGAATGCCTACGGTTTGAGCCGCTTCGCACCACTACCTTATGACCCGCAGGGGTTTCCTATACGTGATTTGGCTGGCTACAGAGATAAGGGAAAGCATGATAGTGATGCCATGGTGTTCTATACGTTTCCTGCAGCTTTCGAGGATGAGATAGCGCGGGGTTTCAATTCGAAGCATTTTGCCAAAGTTTTGGCAGGAGCTGGAATGCTGACACTGCCAGCCAGTGGAAGGGGTTATCAGCGAAAATCACCGCGCATAGATGGGCGGCAGATTAATGTGTACGTGATCCATCATTTGCCAGAAGGCGAACAGTCAGAAGAGTAA
- a CDS encoding DUF4222 domain-containing protein, translating to MRKPMPKERYQDKRGQFITIKSCIFNRVIFIRAGYQAECTYPLNRFESEFTFAGEKTYD from the coding sequence ATGCGTAAACCCATGCCAAAAGAACGCTATCAAGATAAGCGAGGTCAGTTCATTACCATCAAATCATGCATTTTCAATCGCGTGATATTTATCCGTGCTGGTTATCAAGCTGAATGCACGTATCCGCTCAATCGCTTTGAATCTGAATTTACCTTTGCCGGAGAGAAAACCTATGACTAA
- a CDS encoding host cell division inhibitor Icd-like protein → MHNHASSQKDAFPLGGIHYCSAGGLAQMKKGCTANATLRGHDSNLSYEQNQYVTNLLGNQFSLGRGAQPFGSIPSLRNLSRQESLTHELKFPCPAMVLICSSSESSKRMCFIVLPLRSNAFFSFSSCIGSYRYYNGDTNGNYRFVVNQYHFVNTAKPGSGGTLTGPLTTNDRISIEAAMSDHITPLTGRSSLTQNKFTWRFLALSRIDRKANPCRMSVEAYTEQEARQVLAPHFILSFAGRLPIQEVSHA, encoded by the coding sequence ATGCATAACCACGCTTCCAGCCAGAAAGATGCCTTTCCCCTAGGCGGCATCCATTACTGTTCCGCTGGTGGATTGGCACAAATGAAGAAGGGCTGCACTGCTAATGCAACCCTTCGGGGTCATGACTCAAATTTGAGCTATGAACAAAATCAGTATGTTACCAATCTACTGGGTAACCAATTTTCATTAGGTCGAGGTGCTCAACCCTTTGGTTCAATTCCTTCTTTACGCAATCTATCTCGGCAAGAATCTTTAACCCATGAGCTGAAATTTCCCTGCCCAGCAATGGTGTTAATTTGTTCAAGTAGTGAGTCTTCAAAGCGTATGTGCTTCATAGTGCTGCCTTTGCGGTCAAACGCCTTTTTTTCTTTTTCGTCTTGCATTGGTAGTTACCGGTATTATAATGGTGATACAAATGGTAACTACCGCTTTGTGGTAAATCAATATCATTTTGTAAATACAGCGAAGCCCGGTAGTGGTGGAACACTAACCGGGCCTCTTACCACCAACGATAGAATCAGTATCGAGGCAGCTATGTCAGATCATATCACACCCTTAACCGGGCGGAGTTCGCTCACCCAGAATAAGTTCACCTGGCGCTTTCTGGCGTTATCACGTATAGACCGTAAGGCAAATCCTTGCCGTATGTCTGTAGAGGCCTACACCGAACAAGAAGCCCGCCAGGTGTTAGCCCCTCATTTCATCCTGTCATTCGCTGGGCGCCTGCCGATTCAGGAGGTAAGCCATGCGTAA
- a CDS encoding antA/AntB antirepressor family protein — protein MDIEKTANTGRGQTHHKESKSDINGSSFASLVPVSHGRIGGRESNIVSAKALHKTLGVGRDFTNWIKGRISQYGFIATADYMFVESLSAPKRASAKARQQLEHDYLITLGMAKELAMVERNEQGRAVRRYFIQCEEALQLSAPEVAAQFRRQLKARIGAANLFKPMCVALDTARAEQGKQTLQHHYNNESNMIARIVLGGLSAKQWAQVNGIDGDPRDSMNAEQLEHLTYLESTNITLIELGQDYHQRKAELARLSQRWMAKRLGAEHA, from the coding sequence ATGGATATTGAAAAAACGGCCAACACTGGTCGGGGACAAACACATCATAAAGAAAGTAAAAGCGATATTAACGGCAGCAGCTTTGCATCTTTGGTGCCGGTCTCTCATGGGCGGATAGGTGGGCGTGAAAGTAATATTGTGAGCGCGAAGGCATTACACAAAACACTGGGTGTAGGCCGTGACTTTACTAACTGGATTAAAGGCCGTATTAGCCAATATGGATTTATAGCCACTGCCGATTATATGTTTGTTGAGAGTTTGAGCGCGCCAAAACGGGCGAGCGCAAAAGCCAGGCAACAGCTCGAACATGACTACCTGATAACCCTGGGTATGGCTAAAGAGTTGGCAATGGTTGAACGCAATGAGCAGGGGCGTGCCGTTCGCCGTTACTTCATTCAGTGCGAAGAAGCATTACAGCTCAGTGCGCCAGAAGTGGCCGCCCAGTTCCGTCGCCAGCTTAAGGCTCGCATAGGTGCAGCTAACCTGTTTAAGCCAATGTGTGTCGCTTTGGATACTGCCCGCGCTGAACAGGGTAAGCAGACGCTACAGCACCACTACAACAATGAAAGCAACATGATTGCCAGGATTGTGCTGGGTGGGCTGTCAGCTAAGCAGTGGGCTCAAGTTAACGGGATTGACGGCGATCCGCGTGACAGCATGAACGCGGAGCAATTGGAGCACCTTACCTATCTGGAAAGCACCAACATAACGTTGATCGAGTTAGGGCAGGACTACCACCAGCGCAAGGCAGAACTGGCGCGATTATCACAACGTTGGATGGCGAAACGTTTAGGGGCAGAGCATGCATAA
- a CDS encoding helix-turn-helix transcriptional regulator, whose amino-acid sequence MTQSLIRLHDVQRRTGYSKAWIYHLMSQGKFPPSVKIGTRAIAFVESEIDDWVNQRIAESRKEVS is encoded by the coding sequence ATGACTCAATCACTCATTCGGTTGCATGATGTTCAGCGTCGCACAGGCTACAGTAAGGCATGGATCTATCATCTTATGTCTCAGGGAAAGTTCCCCCCATCCGTAAAAATTGGTACTCGTGCCATTGCTTTTGTTGAAAGTGAAATTGATGACTGGGTTAATCAACGCATTGCTGAATCCCGCAAGGAGGTTTCCTGA
- a CDS encoding tyrosine-type recombinase/integrase, whose translation MPLTDLELRRSKPQEKPYTLSDGGGLSILIEPNGSKGWRFRYRFDGKPKMLSLGTYPTVSLTEARQKRDEAKKLVVSGINPSEARKQQKRARQDVTGNTFEGIAREWYGKRRDRWSESYAEEMMKTFESDVFPYIGQRPIAEIKPMELMWTLSKLDERGATEKLRKVRQRCGEVWKYAIVTGRAEYNPAPDLASAFSPHKKEHYAFLSVSELPEFFRVFNTYTGSQIVKLAMRLLIITGTRPGELRKAEWSEFDFDKRLWEVPPERMKKRRPHCVPLSDQAISILEQLKPLTGHYSYVFPGRIHHSKPISEMAMNVLVRRIGYAGRVTGHGFRHTMSTILHEQGYNTAWIETQLAHVDKNSIRGTYNHAQYLDGRREMLQWYADYMDTLEKGENVVHGTFGLRA comes from the coding sequence ATGCCCCTCACAGACCTTGAGCTACGGCGCTCAAAGCCGCAAGAAAAGCCCTATACACTCAGTGATGGCGGAGGGCTATCTATACTCATTGAGCCGAACGGCTCCAAGGGTTGGCGTTTTCGCTATCGTTTCGATGGCAAACCCAAAATGCTTTCCCTCGGTACATACCCCACAGTTTCACTCACCGAGGCAAGGCAGAAGCGTGATGAAGCTAAAAAGCTGGTGGTATCGGGCATCAACCCTAGCGAAGCCAGGAAGCAGCAGAAACGAGCTCGGCAAGATGTTACCGGCAATACCTTTGAGGGGATAGCGCGGGAGTGGTACGGCAAGCGGCGTGATCGCTGGTCGGAATCATACGCCGAAGAGATGATGAAAACGTTTGAGAGCGATGTTTTCCCATACATCGGCCAGCGGCCAATTGCCGAGATAAAGCCAATGGAGCTTATGTGGACGCTTTCTAAACTGGATGAGCGCGGCGCAACAGAGAAATTGCGCAAGGTACGCCAGCGGTGCGGGGAGGTATGGAAATATGCCATCGTCACCGGTAGGGCTGAATATAACCCAGCTCCGGATCTCGCCAGCGCGTTCTCACCGCATAAAAAAGAACACTATGCCTTCCTATCAGTTTCCGAGCTGCCCGAGTTTTTCCGCGTCTTTAATACATACACTGGCAGCCAAATCGTTAAGTTGGCTATGCGTCTGCTTATTATCACAGGAACCAGGCCTGGAGAACTGCGTAAGGCTGAATGGTCGGAGTTTGATTTTGATAAGCGGCTTTGGGAAGTTCCACCCGAACGCATGAAGAAGCGCCGCCCTCATTGCGTACCACTATCCGACCAGGCGATTAGCATTCTGGAGCAGCTAAAACCCCTGACGGGCCATTACAGCTACGTGTTTCCAGGCAGGATTCACCACAGCAAGCCAATCAGTGAAATGGCTATGAATGTGCTGGTTAGGCGCATTGGTTATGCTGGGCGCGTCACAGGGCACGGTTTCCGCCACACAATGAGTACTATTCTCCACGAACAGGGGTATAACACCGCTTGGATTGAAACCCAACTGGCTCACGTGGATAAGAACAGCATTCGTGGAACCTACAACCATGCCCAGTATCTGGATGGCCGGCGGGAGATGCTTCAGTGGTATGCAGACTACATGGACACCTTGGAGAAAGGCGAAAATGTCGTACACGGCACATTTGGACTACGAGCATAA
- the lysS gene encoding lysine--tRNA ligase, protein MSEQQVQGADQALDLNNELQSRREKLAGLRENGIAFPNDFRRDSTSDKLHAAYGDKDNEELEALGVEVTVAGRMMTRRIMGKASFVTLQDVGGRIQLYVARDDLAEGVYNDQFKKWDLGDILGARGKLFKTKTGELSIHCTELRLLTKALRPLPDKFHGLADQETRYRQRYLDLIANEESRNTFKVRSQVMSAIRNFMVERGFMEVETPMMQVIPGGASARPFITHHNALDIDMYLRIAPELYLKRLVVGGFERVFEINRNFRNEGVSPRHNPEFTMMELYMAYADYKDLIELTETLFRTLTEKVLGTSQVQYGDEVFDFGKPFEKLTMTEAIKKYRPETDLADLADMGKAVAIAESIGIKVEKSWGLGRVVTEIFEEVAESHLIQPTFITEYPAEVSPLARRNDVNPEITDRFEFFIGGREIGNGFSELNDAEDQAQRFADQVNAKDAGDDEAMFYDEDYVTALEHGLPPTAGLGIGIDRMVMLFTNSHTIRDVILFPAMRPQK, encoded by the coding sequence ATGTCTGAACAACAAGTACAGGGCGCCGATCAGGCGCTGGATCTCAATAACGAACTGCAGTCCCGCCGCGAGAAACTGGCCGGCCTGCGCGAGAACGGCATTGCGTTCCCGAACGACTTCCGTCGTGACTCCACCTCCGACAAACTGCACGCCGCGTATGGCGATAAAGACAACGAAGAGCTGGAAGCGCTGGGCGTAGAAGTGACCGTCGCCGGCCGCATGATGACCCGCCGTATTATGGGCAAGGCATCCTTCGTCACGCTGCAGGACGTGGGCGGCCGCATTCAGCTGTACGTCGCGCGCGACGATCTGGCTGAAGGCGTGTACAACGACCAGTTCAAGAAGTGGGACCTGGGCGATATCCTCGGCGCACGCGGCAAGCTGTTCAAAACCAAGACCGGCGAACTGTCGATCCACTGCACCGAGCTGCGTCTGCTGACCAAAGCGCTGCGCCCGCTGCCGGACAAATTCCATGGCCTGGCGGATCAGGAAACCCGTTACCGCCAGCGTTACCTGGACCTGATCGCCAACGAAGAATCGCGCAACACCTTCAAGGTGCGTTCTCAGGTGATGTCGGCTATCCGCAACTTCATGGTGGAACGCGGCTTCATGGAAGTCGAAACCCCGATGATGCAGGTGATCCCGGGCGGCGCGTCCGCGCGTCCGTTCATCACGCACCACAATGCGCTGGATATCGACATGTACCTGCGCATCGCGCCGGAACTGTATCTGAAGCGTCTGGTGGTCGGCGGCTTTGAGCGCGTGTTCGAAATCAACCGCAACTTCCGTAACGAAGGCGTTTCTCCGCGTCACAACCCAGAGTTCACCATGATGGAACTCTACATGGCTTACGCGGATTACAAAGACCTGATCGAGCTGACCGAGACGCTGTTCCGCACCCTGACCGAGAAAGTGCTGGGCACCTCTCAGGTGCAGTACGGTGACGAAGTGTTCGACTTCGGCAAGCCGTTCGAGAAGCTGACCATGACCGAGGCGATCAAGAAATACCGCCCGGAAACCGATCTGGCTGACCTGGCCGACATGGGCAAAGCGGTAGCCATCGCTGAATCCATCGGCATCAAGGTTGAGAAGAGTTGGGGTCTGGGCCGCGTCGTGACCGAGATCTTCGAAGAAGTGGCGGAAAGCCATCTGATTCAGCCGACCTTCATCACCGAGTACCCGGCTGAAGTGTCGCCGCTGGCGCGCCGTAACGACGTTAACCCGGAAATCACCGACCGCTTCGAGTTCTTCATCGGCGGCCGTGAAATCGGCAACGGCTTCTCCGAGCTTAACGACGCCGAAGACCAGGCTCAGCGCTTTGCCGATCAGGTGAACGCCAAAGACGCCGGCGACGACGAAGCGATGTTCTACGACGAAGACTACGTCACCGCGCTGGAGCACGGCCTGCCGCCGACCGCCGGTCTGGGCATCGGTATCGACCGTATGGTGATGCTGTTCACCAACAGCCATACCATCCGCGACGTGATTCTGTTCCCGGCGATGCGCCCACAGAAATAA